The Streptococcus sp. 29896 genome includes a region encoding these proteins:
- a CDS encoding GNAT family N-acetyltransferase, translating to MASEALQAVLDLLLLDLDFEVVKAGHVQENQASKRLLAKMGFQLVAQKKPTKRLLVSRLSLITMNCIGRSGRTAMVIELHNLSSRFKVRKLTDADLEQVLALYQTNPLYFEHFPPLPSLASLANDLVDCPPGKELSDKYFLGFWDQDSLVAVLDLIDGYPAADTAYIGLFMVEQAYQGRGLGSTLVEEIIAGLPGRLKKVRLGYVSSNPQAKAFWIKCGFSYLAEKELACIPVTLAERWIEQ from the coding sequence GTGGCAAGCGAGGCCTTGCAGGCTGTTTTGGACCTTTTACTGCTGGACCTGGACTTTGAAGTGGTCAAGGCAGGGCACGTCCAGGAAAATCAAGCCTCCAAGCGACTCTTGGCAAAGATGGGGTTTCAACTAGTCGCACAAAAAAAGCCGACCAAGCGATTGCTGGTCAGCAGGTTATCTCTTATTACTATGAATTGCATCGGAAGGAGTGGCAGAACCGCTATGGTAATTGAACTTCATAATCTATCCAGTCGCTTCAAAGTGCGAAAACTGACAGATGCCGACTTGGAGCAGGTTTTGGCCCTCTACCAGACTAACCCCCTCTATTTTGAACATTTTCCGCCCCTACCTAGTCTGGCAAGTTTAGCCAATGACCTGGTAGATTGTCCACCAGGTAAGGAGTTATCAGATAAATATTTTTTAGGATTCTGGGACCAAGATAGTCTAGTTGCCGTCTTGGATTTGATAGATGGCTATCCAGCAGCAGATACAGCCTACATTGGTCTCTTTATGGTGGAACAGGCCTATCAAGGAAGGGGCTTGGGATCTACCTTGGTTGAAGAGATCATAGCTGGTTTACCAGGTCGTTTAAAAAAAGTACGATTGGGCTATGTTTCTAGCAATCCCCAAGCCAAGGCTTTTTGGATAAAATGTGGCTTTTCCTATTTGGCAGAAAAAGAA
- a CDS encoding PhoH family protein, with amino-acid sequence MLEHSIDIHLKHPDDLFSLFGSNERHLRLMEQELGVVIHARTEVVQVIGQETQVEQARLVIQSLLVLVNRGLVINTPDVVTAISMVKNDEIEKFVALYEEEIIKDNYGKPIRVKTLGQKLYVDSVKRHDIVFGIGPAGTGKTFLAVTLAVTALKRGQVKRIVLTRPAVEAGESLGFLPGDLKEKVDPYLRPVYDALYQILGKEQTTRLMEREIIEIAPLAYMRGRTLEDAFVILDEAQNTTIMQMKMFLTRLGFNSKMIVNGDISQIDLPRKVKSGLIDATEKLSNIPQIDFVHFSAKDVVRHPVVAQIINAYEQEALAADSRASFETIGELKKELEENQDSQG; translated from the coding sequence TTGCTAGAACATTCGATTGATATTCATTTAAAACATCCAGATGATTTGTTTAGCCTTTTTGGGTCCAATGAGCGTCACTTACGGCTGATGGAGCAAGAATTGGGTGTGGTAATCCATGCACGGACAGAAGTTGTGCAAGTCATCGGTCAGGAAACTCAGGTGGAGCAAGCTCGCCTGGTTATTCAGTCCCTCTTAGTCTTGGTTAATCGAGGACTGGTCATCAATACGCCAGATGTGGTCACGGCTATTTCCATGGTCAAAAATGATGAGATTGAAAAATTCGTTGCCCTCTACGAAGAAGAGATCATCAAGGATAATTACGGCAAACCCATTCGCGTAAAGACCCTTGGACAAAAACTCTATGTGGACAGCGTAAAGCGTCATGATATCGTGTTTGGAATTGGCCCAGCTGGTACAGGTAAGACTTTCTTAGCGGTCACTCTCGCGGTGACTGCCCTCAAGCGTGGGCAGGTCAAGCGGATTGTCCTGACACGTCCTGCGGTAGAAGCAGGCGAAAGTTTAGGCTTTTTGCCAGGGGACCTAAAAGAAAAAGTAGACCCCTATTTGCGTCCTGTCTATGATGCCCTCTACCAGATTTTGGGCAAGGAGCAGACCACGCGCCTAATGGAGCGGGAAATTATCGAGATTGCACCCCTGGCCTATATGCGGGGGCGGACCTTGGAAGATGCCTTTGTTATCTTGGATGAGGCGCAAAATACCACCATTATGCAGATGAAGATGTTCCTGACCCGTCTGGGCTTTAATTCCAAGATGATTGTCAATGGGGACATTAGCCAGATTGACCTGCCGCGCAAGGTTAAGTCAGGCCTGATTGATGCGACGGAGAAGTTGAGCAACATTCCACAGATTGATTTCGTACATTTTTCAGCCAAGGACGTGGTTCGTCACCCAGTTGTTGCCCAAATTATCAATGCCTACGAGCAGGAGGCTCTGGCAGCTGATAGCCGAGCAAGTTTTGAGACGATTGGGGAGCTGAAGAAAGAGTTAGAGGAAAACCAGGACTCTCAAGGCTAG